One genomic window of Streptomyces sp. NBC_01276 includes the following:
- a CDS encoding alpha/beta hydrolase, with amino-acid sequence MMLALAVVFLMLATTGWTAVHPPEAGTAPRAAALAAWSAARIDGRAVPAADAPVRTVARFFADLDTAQRARLADGFPLVVGNLNGVPAETRYRANHNSLVQAARVEEARGRDVALTPADRSTAVRRAHRFESLAEPGRQIFVFDPTGGGLAAEVFGDLRAARRVSVIVPGVDTDAVTFERSTRRLTAPVGMAQSLYEAERAARPDEQNAVIAWAGYTAPTGLGVDAATGRLAVQGAARLEALTAALPGNAGVVLFCHSYGSVVCGVAAHRLPDRVTDLVVAGSPGMRAENAADLHTSARVWAMRDEGDWIADVPHLEVGGLGHGADPVSPDFGARLLSSAGAKSHTGYFEPGTSSLDNFAKIGTGAFGSVACASGSDDCRRGISGSEGH; translated from the coding sequence ATGATGCTCGCGCTCGCCGTCGTCTTCCTCATGCTGGCGACCACCGGCTGGACCGCGGTGCACCCGCCCGAGGCGGGCACCGCGCCGCGGGCGGCCGCCCTCGCCGCATGGTCCGCGGCCCGGATCGACGGCCGGGCCGTACCGGCCGCCGACGCCCCGGTGCGGACGGTGGCCCGCTTCTTCGCCGACCTCGACACCGCCCAGCGCGCCCGCCTCGCCGACGGCTTCCCGCTCGTGGTCGGGAACCTCAACGGGGTCCCGGCCGAGACCCGCTACCGGGCCAACCACAACTCCCTCGTGCAGGCCGCACGGGTCGAGGAGGCCCGCGGCCGGGACGTGGCCCTGACCCCGGCCGACCGCTCGACCGCCGTGCGCCGGGCCCACCGTTTCGAATCGCTGGCCGAGCCCGGCCGGCAGATCTTCGTCTTCGACCCCACCGGGGGCGGCCTCGCCGCCGAGGTCTTCGGTGACCTGCGGGCCGCGCGCCGGGTCTCGGTGATCGTCCCCGGCGTCGACACCGACGCGGTCACCTTCGAGCGCTCCACGCGCCGCCTCACCGCCCCCGTCGGCATGGCCCAGTCCCTCTACGAGGCCGAGCGCGCGGCCCGGCCCGACGAGCAGAACGCCGTCATCGCCTGGGCGGGCTACACCGCGCCCACCGGGCTCGGCGTGGACGCGGCGACCGGCCGGCTCGCCGTCCAGGGCGCCGCGCGGCTGGAGGCGCTGACGGCGGCCCTGCCGGGGAACGCCGGCGTGGTCCTGTTCTGCCACAGCTACGGATCGGTGGTGTGCGGGGTGGCCGCGCACCGGCTGCCGGACCGGGTGACCGACCTGGTGGTGGCGGGAAGCCCCGGCATGCGGGCCGAGAACGCCGCCGATCTGCACACCTCCGCGCGGGTCTGGGCGATGCGCGACGAGGGCGACTGGATCGCCGACGTACCGCACCTGGAGGTCGGCGGGCTGGGCCACGGGGCCGACCCGGTCTCCCCGGACTTCGGCGCCCGGCTGCTGTCCTCGGCCGGGGCCAAGAGCCACACCGGCTATTTCGAGCCAGGGACGTCCTCCTTGGACAATTTCGCCAAGATCGGAACCGGCGCCTTCGGTTCCGTCGCATGTGCGAGCGGCTCCGACGACTGCCGACGAGGAATTTCCGGCTCGGAAGGGCACTGA
- a CDS encoding TetR/AcrR family transcriptional regulator has protein sequence MTDPRPAPDAPATGLRERKKRRTRDALLRAALLLFVSQGYDRTTVDEITDAVEVSQRTFFRYFANKEEVAFAVQDLVESHFVAALRARPASEGPVEAMRGAVLAAWDTVEEAISEVVPVDLYMRGYQLIESTPALLAVHLRRSTELEERIARLIADREGLDLDADPRPRVAVAAFCGVMRVTGRLWGQGEDTSVEAIRRMTEAYLDQIRPALAAHWQRPAAASRTAPAGSPTGV, from the coding sequence ATGACCGACCCGCGGCCGGCACCGGACGCCCCGGCGACCGGTCTGCGCGAACGCAAGAAGCGGCGCACCCGGGACGCACTGCTGCGCGCCGCCCTGCTCCTGTTCGTCTCCCAGGGCTACGACCGGACGACGGTGGACGAGATCACCGACGCCGTGGAGGTCTCCCAGCGCACGTTCTTCCGCTACTTCGCGAACAAGGAGGAGGTCGCCTTCGCCGTCCAGGACCTGGTCGAGTCGCACTTCGTCGCCGCGCTGCGGGCCCGCCCGGCCTCCGAGGGCCCCGTGGAGGCCATGCGCGGCGCCGTGCTCGCCGCCTGGGACACGGTCGAGGAGGCCATCTCCGAGGTGGTCCCCGTGGACCTCTACATGCGGGGATACCAACTGATCGAGTCCACTCCGGCCCTGCTCGCCGTGCACCTGCGGCGCTCCACCGAGCTGGAGGAGCGGATCGCCCGGCTGATCGCCGACCGCGAGGGGCTGGACCTCGACGCCGACCCGCGGCCCCGGGTGGCGGTGGCCGCCTTCTGCGGCGTGATGCGCGTCACCGGGCGGCTGTGGGGGCAGGGCGAGGACACCAGCGTCGAGGCGATCCGGCGGATGACCGAGGCCTATCTGGATCAGATCCGTCCGGCCCTGGCGGCCCACTGGCAGCGGCCTGCGGCGGCCTCCCGCACCGCCCCCGCCGGCTCCCCCACCGGGGTCTGA
- a CDS encoding MFS transporter — MTSQITLAKESDPAPGRTGWRGHPWLTLFAVAVGVMMVTLDGTIVAVANPAIQKDLGATLAEVQWITNGYLLALAVSLITAGKLGDRFGHRQTFLIGIAGFALSSAAIGLSTGVGLVIGFRVAQGVFGALLMPAALGLLRATFPAEKLNMAIGIWGMVIGASTAAGPIVGGLLVEHVSWQSVFFINVPVGVVALLFGLVILLDHRAENAPRSFDLVGIVLLSVAMFSLIWALIKAAEWGWGDTRTLLFLGGSALCFVLFAVWESKVSEPLIPLGMFRSLPLSAGTVLMVLMAFAFMGGLFFVTFYLQNVHGMSPVDSGLHLLPLTGMMIIGSPLAGAAITKVGPRVPLVAGMVATAGACFGMARLTPDTATLTMSLWFALLGLGLAPVMVGATEVIVGNAPLELSGVAGGLQQAAMQVGGSLGTAVLGAVMAAKVSDTFGDNWTRAQLPPLTPEQLDLAGKGVQVGIAPVPPGAPEPVARAIASVAHDTFVSGMSTAFTVAGVVAVLAAIVACFTKRGANAGAGAGAAHI, encoded by the coding sequence ATGACGAGTCAGATCACCCTCGCCAAGGAATCGGACCCCGCGCCCGGCCGCACCGGATGGCGCGGCCACCCGTGGCTCACCCTGTTCGCCGTGGCGGTCGGGGTCATGATGGTCACCCTCGACGGCACGATCGTCGCCGTCGCCAACCCCGCCATCCAGAAGGACCTCGGCGCCACGCTCGCCGAGGTGCAGTGGATCACCAACGGCTACCTGCTGGCCCTCGCGGTCTCGCTGATCACCGCCGGCAAGCTCGGCGACCGCTTCGGACACCGCCAGACCTTCCTCATAGGCATCGCGGGCTTCGCGCTCTCCTCGGCCGCGATCGGCCTCTCCACCGGCGTCGGCCTGGTCATCGGCTTCCGCGTCGCCCAGGGCGTCTTCGGCGCCCTGCTGATGCCCGCGGCCCTCGGCCTGCTGCGCGCCACCTTCCCCGCCGAGAAGCTCAACATGGCCATCGGCATCTGGGGCATGGTCATCGGCGCCTCGACGGCCGCCGGGCCCATCGTCGGGGGCCTGCTCGTCGAGCACGTCAGCTGGCAGTCCGTCTTCTTCATCAACGTGCCCGTCGGCGTCGTCGCCCTGCTCTTCGGCCTGGTCATCCTGCTCGACCACCGGGCCGAGAACGCCCCGCGCTCCTTCGACCTCGTCGGCATCGTGCTGCTGTCGGTGGCGATGTTCTCCCTGATCTGGGCCCTGATCAAGGCCGCCGAGTGGGGCTGGGGCGACACCCGGACCCTGCTGTTCCTCGGCGGGTCGGCCCTCTGCTTCGTGCTCTTCGCCGTCTGGGAGTCCAAGGTCTCCGAGCCGCTGATCCCGCTCGGGATGTTCCGCTCGCTGCCGCTGTCCGCGGGTACCGTCCTGATGGTCCTGATGGCCTTCGCCTTCATGGGCGGGCTCTTCTTCGTCACCTTCTACCTGCAGAACGTGCACGGCATGAGCCCCGTCGACAGCGGGCTGCACCTGCTGCCGCTCACCGGCATGATGATCATCGGCTCGCCGCTGGCCGGCGCCGCCATCACCAAGGTCGGCCCGCGCGTCCCGCTCGTCGCCGGCATGGTCGCCACCGCCGGCGCCTGCTTCGGGATGGCCCGGCTCACCCCGGACACCGCCACCCTCACCATGTCGCTCTGGTTCGCGCTCCTCGGCCTCGGCCTCGCGCCCGTCATGGTCGGCGCCACCGAGGTCATCGTCGGCAACGCCCCGCTGGAGCTCTCGGGCGTGGCCGGCGGGCTCCAGCAGGCCGCCATGCAGGTCGGCGGAAGCCTCGGCACCGCCGTCCTCGGAGCGGTCATGGCGGCCAAGGTCAGTGACACGTTCGGGGACAACTGGACGCGGGCGCAGCTGCCCCCGCTCACCCCGGAGCAGCTCGACCTCGCCGGGAAGGGGGTCCAGGTCGGCATCGCCCCGGTGCCGCCCGGCGCCCCCGAGCCGGTCGCCCGGGCCATCGCCTCGGTCGCCCACGACACCTTCGTGTCCGGCATGAGCACCGCCTTCACCGTGGCGGGCGTCGTCGCGGTCCTCGCCGCGATCGTGGCCTGCTTCACCAAGCGCGGGGCGAACGCCGGCGCCGGAGCGGGCGCGGCCCACATCTGA
- a CDS encoding peptidase inhibitor family I36 protein, producing MRTWTTARATTLAAALLAATAFVPGTATGAHAAGAPSCATGELCLWAKPDFKGAKQTYDLSTLSINSCTALPAGNYQSLINRTGRPVTTYQSDVCAETGEFQTYPGDGVLLPQSPYQVRAFKVWET from the coding sequence ATGCGTACGTGGACCACCGCTCGCGCCACCACCCTCGCCGCCGCCCTCCTGGCCGCCACCGCCTTCGTCCCCGGCACCGCCACCGGCGCCCACGCGGCGGGCGCGCCGTCCTGTGCCACGGGCGAGCTGTGCCTGTGGGCCAAGCCGGACTTCAAGGGCGCCAAGCAGACCTACGACCTCAGCACCCTCTCCATCAACAGCTGCACCGCGCTGCCCGCCGGGAACTACCAGTCGCTCATCAACCGGACCGGGCGCCCGGTGACCACGTACCAGTCGGACGTCTGCGCCGAGACCGGCGAGTTCCAGACCTATCCGGGCGACGGGGTCCTGCTGCCCCAGTCGCCGTACCAGGTCAGGGCGTTCAAGGTGTGGGAGACGTAA
- a CDS encoding potassium channel family protein: MKQPSRQARWERRTQVPLLVLAVAFAVAYAVPIVAPDAGEGVHRACTHAEWVVWAAFAVDYMVRLGLAADRRVFVRTHWLDLAAVVLPLVQPLRLLRLVATLMLVGRRARMAPQVRLTTYVAGAVVGLLMFGSLAVLSVERDAPQGNIKNLGDAVWWSFTTMTTVGYGDHSPTTGLGRLVAVGLMLSGIALLGVVTANIAAWFIARFERDDQVERLQLAVLRELQDEVRALRDEVARLGGAPGPMPAQAAADASPSPSPSPSSAAAASVAASADPAGVTSPTP; the protein is encoded by the coding sequence ATGAAACAACCCTCCCGCCAGGCACGGTGGGAGCGCCGTACGCAGGTCCCGCTGCTGGTGCTCGCCGTGGCCTTCGCCGTCGCCTACGCCGTGCCGATCGTGGCCCCCGACGCGGGCGAGGGGGTGCACCGGGCCTGTACCCACGCGGAGTGGGTGGTGTGGGCGGCGTTCGCGGTGGACTACATGGTGCGGCTGGGCCTGGCGGCGGACCGGCGGGTGTTCGTGCGGACGCACTGGCTGGACCTGGCCGCGGTGGTGCTGCCGCTGGTGCAGCCGCTGCGGCTGCTGCGGCTGGTCGCGACGCTGATGCTGGTGGGCCGGCGGGCCCGGATGGCCCCGCAGGTGCGGCTGACGACGTACGTGGCCGGGGCCGTGGTGGGGCTGCTGATGTTCGGCTCGCTGGCGGTGCTGAGCGTGGAGCGGGACGCCCCCCAGGGGAACATCAAGAACCTGGGCGACGCGGTGTGGTGGTCCTTCACCACCATGACGACGGTCGGGTACGGGGACCACTCCCCCACCACGGGCCTCGGCCGGCTGGTGGCGGTGGGGCTGATGCTGTCCGGGATCGCCCTGCTCGGTGTGGTGACGGCGAACATCGCCGCCTGGTTCATCGCCCGTTTCGAGCGGGACGACCAGGTGGAGCGGCTGCAGCTGGCGGTCCTGCGCGAGCTGCAGGACGAGGTACGGGCGCTGCGGGACGAGGTCGCCCGGCTGGGCGGCGCCCCGGGCCCGATGCCCGCCCAGGCCGCCGCCGACGCTTCCCCCTCCCCCTCCCCCTCCCCTTCCTCAGCAGCCGCAGCCTCCGTCGCCGCCTCCGCCGACCCGGCGGGGGTTACGTCTCCCACACCTTGA
- the aceE gene encoding pyruvate dehydrogenase (acetyl-transferring), homodimeric type has translation MASASDRNPIIIGGLPSQVPDFDPEETQEWLDSLDAAIDERGRERARYLMLRLIERAREKRVAVPEMRSSDYVNTIATKDEPFFPGNEEIERKVLNATRWNAAVMVSRAQRPGIGVGGHIATFASSASLYDVGFNHFFRGKDEGDGGDQIFFQGHASPGIYARAYLLDRLSEQQLDAFRQEKSKAPYGLSSYPHPRLMPDFWEFPTVSMGLGPLGAIYQARMNRYMEARGIADTSKSHVWAYLGDGEMDEPESLGQLSIAAREGLDNLTFVVNCNLQRLDGPVRGNGKIIQELESQFRGAGWNVIKLIWDRSWDPLLAQDRDGILVNKMNSTPDGQFQTYATESGSYVREHFFGGDQRLRAMVENMTDQQIQHLGRGGHDHKKVYAAYAAAKAHKGQPTVILAQTVKGWTLGPNFEGRNATHQMKKLTVDDLKRFRDRLHIPVTDAQLEGGAPPYYHPGRNSPEIQYMHDRRSALGGYVPTRVVRAKPLQLPDDKTYAAARKGSGHQSIATTMAFVRILKDLMRDKEIGKRFVLIAPDEYRTFGMDAFFPSAKIYNPLGQQYEAVDRDLLLAYKESPTGQMLHDGISEAGCTASLIAAGSAYATHGEPLIPVYVFYSMFGFQRTGDQFWQMADQLARGFVLGATAGRTTLTGEGLQHADGHSQLLASTNPGCVAYDPAYGYEIAHIVKDGLRRMYGPDAEDVFYYLTVYNEPIQHPAEPADVDVDGILKGIHRVSTGTAGTIGAQILASGVAVPWALEAQRILAADWNVRADVWSATSWNELRREAVEVDEHNLLHPEEEQRVPYVTRKLSGAEGPFVAVSDWMRSVPDQIARWIPGAYTSLGADGFGFADTRGAARRFFHIDAQSVVLATLTELARAGKIDRSVLKQAIDRYQLLDVTAADPGAAGGDA, from the coding sequence GTGGCTTCCGCATCCGATCGCAATCCGATCATCATTGGCGGCCTGCCGAGCCAGGTCCCGGACTTCGATCCGGAGGAGACGCAGGAGTGGCTCGACTCCCTCGACGCCGCCATCGACGAGCGGGGCCGGGAACGGGCCCGCTACCTGATGCTGAGGCTGATCGAGCGGGCCCGCGAGAAGCGCGTGGCCGTGCCCGAGATGCGCAGCTCGGACTACGTCAACACGATCGCCACCAAGGACGAGCCCTTCTTCCCCGGCAACGAGGAGATCGAGCGCAAGGTCCTCAACGCCACCCGCTGGAACGCCGCCGTCATGGTCTCGCGCGCCCAGCGTCCCGGCATCGGTGTCGGCGGCCACATCGCGACCTTCGCCTCCTCCGCCTCCCTCTACGACGTGGGCTTCAACCACTTCTTCCGCGGCAAGGACGAGGGCGACGGCGGCGACCAGATCTTCTTCCAGGGCCACGCCTCGCCCGGCATCTACGCCCGCGCCTACCTCCTGGACCGGCTCTCCGAGCAGCAGCTCGACGCGTTCCGGCAGGAGAAGTCGAAGGCCCCGTACGGGCTGTCCAGCTACCCCCACCCGCGGCTGATGCCGGACTTCTGGGAGTTCCCGACCGTCTCGATGGGCCTCGGCCCCCTCGGCGCGATCTACCAGGCGCGGATGAACCGGTACATGGAGGCGCGCGGGATCGCCGACACCTCCAAGTCACACGTCTGGGCGTACCTCGGCGACGGCGAGATGGACGAGCCGGAGTCGCTGGGCCAGCTGTCCATCGCCGCGCGCGAGGGCCTGGACAACCTGACCTTCGTGGTGAACTGCAACCTCCAGCGCCTCGACGGCCCGGTGCGCGGCAACGGAAAGATCATCCAGGAGCTGGAGTCGCAGTTCCGCGGGGCCGGCTGGAACGTCATCAAGCTGATCTGGGACCGCTCCTGGGACCCGCTGCTGGCCCAGGACCGCGACGGCATCCTGGTCAACAAGATGAACTCCACCCCGGACGGACAGTTCCAGACGTACGCCACCGAGTCCGGCTCCTACGTCCGCGAGCACTTCTTCGGCGGCGACCAGCGGCTGCGCGCGATGGTCGAGAACATGACGGACCAGCAGATCCAGCACCTGGGCCGCGGCGGTCACGACCACAAGAAGGTCTACGCGGCCTACGCGGCGGCCAAGGCCCACAAGGGCCAGCCGACGGTGATCCTGGCGCAGACGGTCAAGGGCTGGACGCTGGGCCCGAACTTCGAGGGCCGCAACGCCACGCACCAGATGAAGAAGCTGACGGTCGACGACCTCAAGCGCTTCCGCGACCGCCTGCACATCCCGGTCACCGATGCGCAGCTGGAGGGCGGCGCCCCGCCGTACTACCACCCGGGCCGCAACTCGCCCGAGATCCAGTACATGCACGACCGCCGCAGCGCGCTGGGCGGCTACGTGCCCACCCGCGTGGTGCGCGCCAAGCCGCTGCAGCTGCCGGACGACAAGACGTACGCGGCCGCCCGGAAGGGCTCGGGCCACCAGTCGATCGCCACCACCATGGCGTTCGTCCGCATCCTGAAGGACCTGATGCGGGACAAGGAGATCGGCAAGCGCTTCGTGCTGATCGCCCCCGACGAGTACCGCACCTTCGGCATGGACGCGTTCTTCCCGAGCGCCAAGATCTACAACCCGCTGGGCCAGCAGTACGAGGCGGTCGACCGCGACCTGCTGCTCGCGTACAAGGAGTCCCCGACCGGCCAGATGCTGCACGACGGCATCTCGGAGGCGGGCTGCACGGCCTCGCTGATCGCCGCGGGTTCGGCGTACGCGACGCACGGCGAGCCGCTGATCCCGGTCTACGTCTTCTACTCGATGTTCGGTTTCCAGCGCACGGGTGACCAGTTCTGGCAGATGGCCGACCAGCTGGCGCGCGGTTTCGTCCTCGGCGCGACCGCCGGCCGGACCACCCTCACGGGTGAGGGCCTCCAGCACGCCGACGGTCACTCCCAGCTGCTGGCGTCGACCAACCCGGGCTGCGTGGCGTACGACCCGGCCTACGGCTACGAGATCGCGCACATCGTCAAGGACGGTCTGCGACGGATGTACGGCCCCGACGCCGAGGACGTCTTCTACTACCTGACGGTCTACAACGAGCCGATCCAGCACCCGGCCGAACCGGCCGACGTGGACGTGGACGGCATCCTCAAGGGCATCCACCGGGTCTCGACGGGCACGGCCGGCACGATCGGGGCCCAGATCCTGGCCTCGGGCGTGGCGGTGCCGTGGGCGCTGGAGGCGCAGCGGATCCTGGCGGCCGACTGGAACGTGCGGGCGGACGTCTGGTCGGCGACCTCCTGGAACGAGCTGCGCCGCGAGGCCGTCGAGGTCGACGAGCACAACCTGCTCCACCCGGAGGAGGAGCAGCGCGTCCCGTACGTGACGCGGAAGCTGTCGGGCGCGGAGGGGCCGTTCGTGGCGGTCTCGGACTGGATGCGCTCGGTGCCGGACCAGATCGCGCGCTGGATCCCGGGGGCGTACACCTCGCTGGGCGCGGACGGCTTCGGTTTCGCCGACACGCGCGGCGCGGCGCGGCGCTTCTTCCACATCGACGCCCAGTCGGTGGTCCTGGCGACGCTCACCGAGCTGGCCCGTGCGGGGAAGATCGACCGCTCCGTGCTGAAGCAGGCGATCGACCGGTACCAGCTGCTGGACGTCACGGCGGCCGACCCGGGCGCGGCGGGCGGCGACGCGTAG
- a CDS encoding DUF3052 domain-containing protein — MSATADHAESLAARLGFQSEQVVQEIGYDDDVDQEFRDGVEKLVSELADEDYDDVADAVLLWFRDEDGDLTDALVDATELVEDGALILLLTPKTGRDGYVEASDISEAAETAGLSLAKGLPVGKEWTSTKLVTPKAAKAKR, encoded by the coding sequence GTGAGCGCGACCGCGGACCACGCGGAGAGCCTGGCCGCCCGGCTGGGTTTCCAGTCCGAACAGGTGGTCCAGGAGATCGGCTACGACGACGACGTCGATCAGGAATTCCGTGACGGCGTCGAGAAGCTCGTCAGCGAGCTCGCCGACGAGGACTACGACGACGTCGCCGACGCGGTGCTGTTGTGGTTCCGCGACGAGGACGGCGATCTGACGGACGCCCTGGTCGATGCGACCGAGCTGGTCGAGGACGGCGCACTGATCCTGCTGCTGACCCCCAAGACGGGCCGTGACGGCTACGTCGAGGCCAGCGACATCAGCGAGGCCGCCGAGACGGCCGGCCTCTCGCTTGCCAAGGGCCTGCCCGTCGGCAAGGAGTGGACCTCCACCAAGCTGGTGACGCCGAAGGCCGCCAAGGCCAAGCGCTGA
- a CDS encoding peroxiredoxin: protein MAIEVGNKAPDFELKDNHGATVRLSDFRGEKAVVLLFYPFAFTGVCTGELCELRDQLPRFQNDDVQLLAVSNDSVPTLRVFAEQEGLDYPLLSDFWPHGETSRAYGVFDEDKGCAVRGTFVIDKDGVVRWSVVNGLPDARDLNEYIKALDSL from the coding sequence ATGGCGATCGAGGTCGGAAACAAGGCCCCGGACTTCGAGCTCAAGGACAACCACGGCGCCACCGTGCGGCTCTCCGACTTCCGGGGGGAGAAGGCCGTGGTGCTGCTCTTCTACCCGTTCGCCTTCACCGGCGTGTGCACCGGTGAGCTGTGCGAGCTGCGCGACCAGCTGCCCCGCTTCCAGAACGACGACGTGCAGCTTCTGGCCGTGTCCAACGACTCCGTGCCGACCCTGCGGGTCTTCGCGGAGCAGGAGGGCCTGGACTACCCGCTGCTGTCCGACTTCTGGCCGCACGGCGAGACCTCCCGCGCCTACGGCGTCTTCGACGAGGACAAGGGCTGCGCGGTCCGCGGCACCTTCGTCATCGACAAGGACGGCGTCGTGCGCTGGAGCGTCGTCAACGGGCTGCCCGACGCGCGTGACCTGAACGAGTACATCAAGGCCCTCGACAGCCTCTGA
- a CDS encoding TerD family protein, producing the protein MGVSLSKGGNVSLTKAAPNLTAVIVGLGWDARTTTGVDFDLDASAILTNDQGKVANDSNFVFFNNLKSPDGSVEHTGDNTTGEGEGDDEAIKVNLAGVPADVAKIVFPVSIYEAESRQQSFGQVRNAYIRVVNQADNSELARYDLSEDASTETAMVFGELYRNGAEWKFRAIGQGYASGLRGIAQDFGVNV; encoded by the coding sequence GTGGGAGTCAGCCTCAGCAAGGGCGGCAACGTCTCGCTGACCAAGGCCGCGCCTAACCTGACGGCGGTCATCGTCGGTCTGGGCTGGGACGCTCGCACCACCACCGGTGTCGACTTCGACCTCGACGCCAGCGCGATCCTGACCAACGACCAGGGCAAGGTCGCCAACGACTCGAACTTCGTGTTCTTCAACAACCTGAAGAGCCCGGACGGCTCGGTGGAGCACACCGGTGACAACACCACCGGTGAGGGCGAGGGCGACGACGAGGCCATCAAGGTCAACCTCGCCGGCGTCCCGGCCGATGTCGCCAAGATCGTCTTCCCCGTCTCGATCTACGAGGCCGAGAGCCGTCAGCAGAGCTTCGGCCAGGTGCGCAACGCCTACATCCGCGTCGTGAACCAGGCCGACAACAGCGAGCTGGCCCGCTACGACCTCTCCGAGGACGCCTCGACCGAGACCGCCATGGTCTTCGGCGAGCTGTACCGCAACGGCGCGGAGTGGAAGTTCCGTGCCATCGGCCAGGGCTACGCCTCGGGCCTGCGCGGCATCGCGCAGGACTTCGGCGTCAACGTCTGA
- a CDS encoding TerD family protein — protein MGVTLAKGGNVSLSKAAPNLTRVLVGLGWDARSTTGADFDLDASALLCNSGRVLGDEYFVFYNNLKSPEGSVEHTGDNLTGEGEGDDESIIIDLTKVPAQVDKIVFPVSIHEADTRRQSFGQVSNAFIRVVNMADDQELARYDLTEDASSETAMIFGEVYRYGGEWKFRAVGQGYASGLRGIALDFGVNVS, from the coding sequence ATGGGCGTCACACTCGCCAAGGGGGGCAACGTCTCCCTGTCCAAGGCCGCACCCAACCTCACCCGGGTCCTGGTCGGTCTCGGATGGGACGCGCGCTCGACCACGGGGGCGGACTTCGACCTCGACGCCAGCGCGCTGCTGTGCAACAGCGGCCGGGTGCTCGGGGACGAGTACTTCGTCTTCTACAACAACCTCAAGAGCCCCGAGGGCTCCGTCGAACACACCGGGGACAACCTCACCGGCGAGGGTGAAGGCGACGACGAGTCGATCATCATCGACCTCACCAAGGTCCCGGCCCAGGTCGACAAGATCGTCTTTCCGGTCTCGATCCACGAGGCGGACACCCGCCGGCAGAGTTTCGGCCAGGTGAGCAACGCCTTCATCCGTGTGGTGAACATGGCGGACGACCAGGAACTCGCCCGCTACGACCTGACCGAGGACGCCTCCAGCGAAACGGCGATGATCTTCGGCGAGGTCTATCGGTACGGCGGGGAATGGAAGTTCCGTGCGGTAGGCCAGGGGTACGCGTCGGGCCTGCGGGGCATCGCTCTAGACTTCGGGGTCAACGTTTCGTAA
- a CDS encoding DUF475 domain-containing protein — translation MVLKTFGWSFAVTALGLAAAVFYGGWPAFGIVAILSILEISLSFDNAVVNAGILKKMNAFWQKIFLTVGVLIAVFGMRLVFPVVIVAISAKIGPIEAVDLAMNDKDMYQQLVTDAHPSIAAFGGMFLLMIFLDFIFEDRDIKWLAWLERPLAKLGKIDMLSACIALIILVVTSMTFATHAHQHGGAHVDKAQTVLVSGVLGLITYMIVGGLSGYFENKLEEEEEAEHEAEEEAKKSGKPVSAVVMAGKAAFFMFLYLEVLDASFSFDGVIGAFAITNDIVLMALGLGIGAMYVRSLTVYLVRQGTLDDYVYLEHGAHYAIGALAVILLVTIQYEINEIITGLVGVVLIAWSFWSSVRRNNRLAAEGGDGEPAEVGAGV, via the coding sequence GTGGTTCTCAAAACCTTCGGCTGGTCGTTCGCAGTCACTGCGCTCGGTCTGGCCGCTGCGGTGTTCTACGGGGGATGGCCCGCTTTTGGGATCGTGGCGATCCTGTCGATCCTGGAGATCTCGCTCTCCTTCGACAATGCGGTGGTCAACGCCGGAATCCTGAAGAAGATGAATGCCTTCTGGCAGAAGATCTTCCTCACGGTCGGTGTCCTCATCGCCGTGTTCGGCATGCGGCTGGTCTTCCCCGTGGTCATCGTGGCGATCAGTGCGAAGATCGGGCCCATCGAGGCCGTCGATCTCGCGATGAACGACAAGGACATGTACCAGCAGCTGGTCACGGACGCTCACCCGTCCATCGCGGCCTTCGGCGGCATGTTCCTCCTGATGATCTTCCTCGACTTCATCTTCGAGGACCGCGACATCAAGTGGCTCGCCTGGCTGGAGCGTCCGCTCGCCAAGCTCGGCAAGATCGACATGCTGTCCGCGTGCATCGCGCTGATCATCCTGGTCGTCACCTCGATGACCTTCGCCACCCATGCCCACCAGCACGGCGGCGCCCATGTGGACAAGGCGCAGACCGTCCTGGTCTCCGGCGTCCTCGGCCTGATCACCTACATGATCGTCGGCGGCCTCTCCGGCTACTTCGAGAACAAGCTGGAGGAAGAGGAGGAAGCCGAACACGAGGCCGAGGAAGAGGCCAAGAAGAGCGGCAAGCCCGTCTCGGCCGTGGTCATGGCCGGCAAGGCCGCGTTCTTCATGTTCCTCTACCTCGAAGTCCTCGACGCCTCCTTCTCCTTCGACGGGGTCATCGGCGCCTTCGCCATCACCAACGACATCGTGCTCATGGCCCTCGGCCTCGGCATCGGTGCCATGTACGTCCGCTCGCTGACGGTCTACCTGGTCCGCCAGGGCACCCTCGACGACTACGTCTACCTGGAGCACGGCGCGCACTACGCGATCGGCGCCCTCGCCGTGATCCTCCTCGTCACCATCCAGTACGAGATCAACGAGATCATCACCGGTCTCGTCGGCGTCGTGCTCATCGCCTGGTCCTTCTGGTCCTCGGTGCGCCGCAACAACCGCCTGGCCGCCGAGGGTGGCGACGGCGAGCCCGCGGAGGTCGGGGCCGGGGTGTGA